The window CGTCCGCCGCCGACGCCCAGCACGGCAGCCGTCCCGAACCCGCCACCGCCTGGGGCGCCGACCGCTCCCGCCAGTCCGGCTTCGGCGGCGACCAGGACCGCCGCGTCTCCTGGGGCGCCCCGCAGGGCGCCCAAGGGGCCGCCGCCGCACAGGGATCCGACCCGAGGGTGCCGCACGCCGACCCCGGGCCGCAGGCCGACCAAGGGCCCGACGGCGCGTCCGGCGCTCAGGAGGCGGACGCCGCGTCCGCGGGCGGGGGCACCTTCGTCTTCCGCCGCCCGACGGCGAAGTCCCAGGGAGGCGCGGCGGCAGCCGCCGAAGCCCCCGACGAGGGCACGATGACGTTCCGCGCGGTCTCACCGCGCCAGGGCACGGGAAGCCAGGCGGCCGGTTCCGGCGCGCCCGGCGGACCGGCGGCCTCCGGCGGCAACGCGGGAGCCGGCGGCTTCGGGGCAGCGGGCAGCGGCTCGGCGGGCCCCGCCTTCGGCGGTCAGCCCGGCACGGCCGGGCCCGGTGGCAACCCGTCCGGACCCGCCTTCGGCGCGCAGCCCGGAGCGGCGGGGGCCGGGGCGGCGGGGCCCGGGGCCAACCCCGCGGGGCCCGGCTTCGGCGCGGGCAAGGCGGCCGCCGCCCGGGCCGCCGCAGCGCAGGCCGGTGCGGGGGCGGTCGGCGCCCAGGCCTCCGCGGCCGCCCCGACGGCGCTGTCCGGACCGCAGGCTTCCCCCACCGTCCCCCCGCAGTCCGGCGGACCCCAGCCGGGAGGGACTCCCCTCAGCGCGGGCCCCGGCGGCGGTCAGTCGTCCTGGGCGCAGCAGGTGCACCGGCTCGCCGGCACCGGCGACGAGCAGCCCGTCGCGCCCTGGAAGCCGCCGACCGAGGACGTGTTCCAGGCCGCCGCCCGGCGCCAGGCCGCGGCCCGCCCCGCCGGGCTCGGAAAGCGCCTGGCCGCCCGGCTGCTGGACACGGTCGTCCTCCTGGGCGTCAGCGCCGCGGCCGCAGTGCCGCTCGGCACCATGGCGATCGACCATGTCAACGAGAAGATCGACGCGGCCAAGCTCTCCGGCGAGACCGTCACGGTCTGGCTGCTCGACGGCACCACGTCGGTCTACCTCGGCATCGTCCTGGCCGTCCTGCTGCTCGTGGGCGTCGTCTCCGAGGTGCTGCCCACCGCCAAGTGGGGCCGCACCCTCGGCAAGAAGCTGATGGGTCTCGAGGTGCGGGACATCGAGGGCCACGAGGCCCCGGACTTCGGCTCCGCCCTGCGCCGCTGGCTGGTCTACAGCGTGCCCGGGCTGCTCGTCGTCGGGATCGTCGGCGTCGCCTGGTGCCTCTTCGACAAGCCGTGGCGCCAGTGCTGGCACGACAAGGCCGCCCACACGTTCGTCGCGGGCTGAGAGGCGGCACTCCCGCCCCCGTACCCCGTCCGGCGGTCTGCCGGATGCGGAGGCGGGGGCTTCGCGGTCGACTCGGGCCATGAGCAGTGAACCGCCCCCCGGCTCCGGGCAGCAGCCCCCGGACGACGACCCGTTCAGGAAGCAGCCCCCGAACGAGCCGCCCGGTCAGGGCGCGGGCTCGCCCTACGGCAGCGAACCCCCGCCGTACCAGGGCGGCGGCGGGCCCTACGGTGGCCCCGGCGGCGGTCCCCAGGGCGGGGACCCGTACGGCGGCGGCTCCTACCCCACCGACCCCCTCGCCGGCATGCCCCCGCTCGCCGACAGCGGCAAGCGCACTCTCGCCCGCATCCTCGACATGATCCTGGTGGGCATCGTCGTCTGGCTGGTCACCTGGGGCTTCGGCGTCAACGAGTACGACGTGGACAGCGACCAGATCGAGGTCGGCAAGTCCTTCTGGCAGTCGGGGGTCGCCGCTGTCCTCTACATCGCCTACGACACCATCCTCATCGCCAGGACCGGCCAGACCCTCGGCAAGAAGCTGCTGCACATGCGCGTGGCCAACCTCGACAACGGCGCCACGCCCTCCGTGCAGAACTCGCTGCTGCGGGCCGCGGTGCTGTGGATCCCCTTCGCCTTCTGCTGCGCCTGTGTCTGGACCGCGGTCTGCGGCGGCTGGAGCTTCTTCGACCGGCCCTACAAGCAGGGCCTGCACGACAAGGCGGCCAAGACGGTCGTGGTCAGCACCGGTTGAGGCGTTCGTTCCCGCGGAGCGGGATCAGCCGGCGGTCAGGAGGCGGCCCGTTCGCGCACCGGCTTCGGGGCCGGTGCCGGGGCCGGGACCGAGGCCCGCAGGGGTTCCGCGGGGGCGGGCTGTTCCACGGCGGGCCGGCGTTTGCCGGGCAGCGGCACCGTCATGGCGACCAGCAGCCCGAGGGCGAGCGCGGCGAGGGCGATGATCGCGACCCCCACACCCGAACTCGTCTGTGACAGCAGCAGCATGGCGAGGGTCGAGAAGATCACGGTGCACGAACCGTAGGCGAGCTGTGCGGCAGTCGGACGGGGCATGGCCATCATGTCCTCGAAAAGTGGGGGTCCACGGGGGTGTCGGCCTGGCTTTCCGCCGCTTACCGAGCGTTCCGCCAAGTGACATTCTCAGGGGCAGGGTGCCCGAGCGGAACGTCCGGTAAGCGTGACCTAATCAACAGGTCCGGAGCACAGGGGGCGCACGGGGTCATGGCGTCCACCCAGTGGACATATGCGCGCGCCTGCTGCCAGGTGGGCATGCGGTTGGTTGTCCGCAAAACGAACGTGGACTCCGCATAGTGCACTTGACTTGTCCAAGTCAAGGTCTGTCTTTTCTGCTTAACCTCTAGTCAAATGTCGTCACTTGACTACACGCGTTGATCACGCGCGCGCGGACTCCTCCATATACGAGACCCCTTCCCCCGCGCGCTCGGACGCGGGGGAGGAACTCAAGTGACCAGTAGACCCTGGACGTTCAGAGCCGCCGCCATCGGTGTGGCGCTCGCGGCGGCCTCCGCCACCGTCTCCACCTACGCGGTGGCCCAGGCCGACGACGCCTCCGCTCCCCGGACCACCACCGTGGACCGGCACGACCCGGCGGAGCACCAGCACGACGAGCACAACCTCGAAGGCCCGCTGAGCAAGACCCAGGAGGCTCAGCGCCAGGAGGCCCTGAACCAGGTCATCTCCGGAAAGTCCACGGTCAAGAACCGTGAGGGCTCCAAGGTCGTCCAGCTCAAGAGCAAGAAGGGCGACAGCAAGTACGTCGAGCTCGGCCGCGAGAAGACCGACAAGATCTTTACGATCCTGGTCGAGTTCGGCGACCAGATCGACAGCAAGTACGGCGGCACCCCGGGCCCGCTGCACAACAAGATAGCCAAGCCCGACCGCAAGAAGGACAACTCCACGGCCTGGCGGGCGGACTACAACCAGAAGTACTTCGAGGACCTCTACTTCGGCACCGGCAAGAACACCGAGTCGGTCAAGAAGTACTACGAGAAGCAGTCCTCGGGCCGTTACTCGGTCGAGGGCGAGGTCTCCGACTGGGTCAAGGTCCCCTACAACGAGGCCCGTTACGGCAACAACGCCTGCGGCGACACCAACTGCCCGAGCGTGTGGAACGTCGTCAGCGACGGTCTGACCTCGTGGGTCGCGCAGCAGAAGGCCGCCGGCAAGACCGACGCCGAGATCAAGGCGGACGTCAAGCAGTACGACCAGTGGGACCGCTACGACTTCGACGGCGACGGCGACTTCAACGAGTCCGACGGCTACATCGACCACTTCCAGGTCGTGCACGCCGGTGAGGACGAGTCCGCGGGCGGCGGCGCGCAGGGCACCGACGCGATCTGGGCCCACCGCTGGTACGCCTTCGGCACCGACGCCGGCGCCACCGGCCCCGCCGACAACAAGCTCGGCGGCGCGAAGATCGGCGACACCGGCATCTGGGTCGGTGACTACACCGTCCAGCCCGAGAACGGC of the Streptomyces koelreuteriae genome contains:
- a CDS encoding RDD family protein; this encodes MSSEPPPGSGQQPPDDDPFRKQPPNEPPGQGAGSPYGSEPPPYQGGGGPYGGPGGGPQGGDPYGGGSYPTDPLAGMPPLADSGKRTLARILDMILVGIVVWLVTWGFGVNEYDVDSDQIEVGKSFWQSGVAAVLYIAYDTILIARTGQTLGKKLLHMRVANLDNGATPSVQNSLLRAAVLWIPFAFCCACVWTAVCGGWSFFDRPYKQGLHDKAAKTVVVSTG
- a CDS encoding RDD family protein, with the translated sequence MSAPTPAPGDDRPREGFYPDPSIPGYVRYWNGASWVPGTSRPAPKEGETLAPPPGAGSGSAASVEETGPHFFDEDPAEGPVQEPSAADAQHGSRPEPATAWGADRSRQSGFGGDQDRRVSWGAPQGAQGAAAAQGSDPRVPHADPGPQADQGPDGASGAQEADAASAGGGTFVFRRPTAKSQGGAAAAAEAPDEGTMTFRAVSPRQGTGSQAAGSGAPGGPAASGGNAGAGGFGAAGSGSAGPAFGGQPGTAGPGGNPSGPAFGAQPGAAGAGAAGPGANPAGPGFGAGKAAAARAAAAQAGAGAVGAQASAAAPTALSGPQASPTVPPQSGGPQPGGTPLSAGPGGGQSSWAQQVHRLAGTGDEQPVAPWKPPTEDVFQAAARRQAAARPAGLGKRLAARLLDTVVLLGVSAAAAVPLGTMAIDHVNEKIDAAKLSGETVTVWLLDGTTSVYLGIVLAVLLLVGVVSEVLPTAKWGRTLGKKLMGLEVRDIEGHEAPDFGSALRRWLVYSVPGLLVVGIVGVAWCLFDKPWRQCWHDKAAHTFVAG